aaaaaaaaaaaaaaaaaaaaaaaaaaaaaaaaaaaaaaaaaaaaaaaaaaaaaaaaaaaaaaaaaaaaaaaaaaaaaaaaaaaaaaaaaaaaaaaaaaaaaaaaaaaaaaaaaaaaaaaaaaaaaaaaaaaaaaaaaaaaaaaaaaaaaaaaaaaaaaaaaaaaaaaaaaaaaaaaaaaaaaaaaaaaaaaaaaaaaaaaaaaaaaaaaaaaaaaaaaaaaaaaaaaaaaaaaaaaaaaaaaaaaaaaaaaaaaaaaaaaaaaaaaaaaaaaaaaaaaaaaaaaaaaaaaaaaaaaaaaacgcctgcgGTGTTGTCCGTGGTTCATACAACTACGTGGACTCTGAGGGCAAGGTTCAGACTCAGCACTACGTGGCTGACGCCCTCGGCTTCCGTACGTCCGGCACCAACCTGCCAGTGGTTCCCGACGCCCCTTTGGCCGCCCTCCCCGGTCCCGTCCACGAACCCATCCAGGACACTCCTGAGGTAGTCGCCGCCAAGATCGCCCACCAGCAGGCCTACAACGAAGCCGCAGCCGCCACCGCTGCCGCTCCCGACACACGCTAAAGAGGGTTTCTACTTTGGAAATTGCAGCATATCTGTGTGTAGAGCTCTAGTCAGTTTCGATCGAGAGTTGACACACGTGTATGCGAGATGCGTATATACTTCATCGAAGTACTGAATAAAAGTTCCCGTAAGAAATAGTCTGTTCTTCGTCTTAATAACTTTCTTTTACATATTAGCACACaaccattttatatataataatagtttgCTAATGAATGCAGATTCTTAGACAAGGTCCCTACCGTTATATACATTAATTACTGTATATAATCATTGACCGACTTAAACTTTAATCTTGTTACTAAACAGGACATGCCTATAtccacttttctttatttatttcatcaattTAAACATGAAAACGCAAAAACGAGTGTATCTTGTTTTCCACTTTAAGCAGCAATCTGTTTAACTTAATATTTTCTATACCGTTCCATAGACAGACTGTGAGACTAACGTACATAATTCTATCACTGCTTTATTTAGGATTATGAGGCCAGATGCACACACGGAGGGCAAGATATATTCCCTATGACACTGCATTCCGAACTGAAGGAGTCACCTGGAAATCCTGCAGTGAGATAGAATGTGTCTTGAGATATCATCTCCAGCCTTTACTCTTCCGCGAAGGAAATATGAAGCTGTTTGAAAATGAcgggattttttttatgtttaaaagACATCATTTTGATTACTGCTTTAAGAACATGTACATTTTAGGCTGTATTGGAAGGCTGACTGAATGTAGTTTTGTTGTTTAAAATATTCTacgtattttgataatgataatgatgatgagtaatgGTGATTGTATTAGTGTCAGTCATggtcaataattataatgctaatgacaatatcCCTTCTGATTGGAATGATTACTATAGCtctgataatgaatatgaatatgataagaatggtaatagtaagagcaatattcatgaacatgataatattgatgatgaaaataaatataacaatcacATGATATAATGAATAATCCTGTTTACAagggtggtggtaatagtagtaccTAGTCATtctaaaataatatttaattattccTAATGACTTTAAACGTCTTAAAATTGCTACAGCTTTATTCAAAGGACTACACACTCACTTGATTTCAGATAACAAGCATGTttgattttccgttttttttccccaCGTTCACTTAGTGTACATTACCACGAACCTAAATAAAGtggattttttatatatcatgatTGCCTTCTCTCTGATTTATGTACCAAACATATCTactaagacaaaaaaaagtttaacagtacagatcatcaatatatattctgTAAACGGTCCTCATTCTACCTTGTTATAGAAAAAGCGGAGGATATGAAGAGTAGATAAAGTGTGgtatatattgttttaaagaACATGGTTTGTTGGTTTATGTTTTGAATTATGAATTTATTGTTTAACTTGTTATTTATGAATTGAAAATACACGTTTGTAGAATGAGAGGCCTATTCTTCTTGTAGATTACGAGGGTTCTTGCATACTTTAAGATTAAGTGAAGGTATACTTATTCACAAACAAGTTTGATATACTTTTCAGTTCCACCCTTCATTATCTGTTTTTTAtatgagtaattttttttttttgcagttttacAATATGAGAGATGCCTATTTCTATTGATAGTCATATAAAAAGAATAGACACTGCCTGCAGCCTGTTCAGACTTTCTGGGAAATTCGTTACACCTTCTAACCTTTTCAGGGTCTTACTTTTAGCTTTAAATGTTTAATAATCTCAAGATAAACAGCACACGACATTTCAGAgtattattaaaaattaaaaaaaaatcctaagacTTATTTACGTGATCACTTTACAAATTATTCTTCATTGTATTGCTCTGAGGAATTTATACGGATCAAAATTGCATTCAATATTTTCTAAAAGTTGTTCAAATGATCaagtgacgatttttttttttttaatctgtgcaTAAGTCAAAAGTATTTCCGTAATTTAGCTTATCGGTAAATATTTCATAAAGCTTTAATCGAACATTTAATTTCTCTACCACCTGCTGTCCCCGAAGCATCCTTTTGACACCTCTGCTGAAGGGCACCTCAAGCTAATGAAACGAGGATCCTATAAGTGATACATATAAAAGTAATTTCTCAAAGTTCTCTCCCGGATTCAGAGCGTATTATGTATCACGACGAAAGATCAGaagtagaaaggaagggaagccACGCCCTTTCTGAGATGGTGGTCATGTTCCCCAGCTATTTAAGGCGTAGTCATACCCATGGACGGCAGACAGCTCCTTGACGGTGGGTCAACATGAACGCTCTGGTGAGTTCAAGAACGctggattttcattttttatttctttaggtAGAATATgggaacatttatatatatattttaaattaaagTTGCCGAATTAaacttttattgcttttattacacTAGGTGCTGTAACTGAAGTTGACCATTTCAGACTGTGATTTCCGTGGCGGCCCTCGTGGCTAGCGGCAGCGCCTCCTTGCTTGCGTACAACGGCGCATATGGAAGCCATCACGGCCTTCTTGGCGCCTATCCTTATGCAGGTTATTCTGGTGTGCTGCCCTACGCATACGCAGGTGCCCTTCCTTCAGCTGCTCCTCTTACCTTCAAAACACCTGTAATCAAGACTGTGGCTCCTGCACCTGTCTCTTACAATGTTGGTCCTGCTCCTGTCTCTTACAACGTCGCTCCCTCACCTGTGTCCTACAACGTCGCTCCCTTCGCACCTGCAGCACCTGTCCAGTCTCAGTACCACGCTCAGGATGAGCTCGGTCAGTACTCCTTCGGTTACGCCGGCGGTCCATCTTCACGCGCTGAGTCTCGCGATGCCTTCGGTGTTGTCCGTGGTTCATACAACTACGTGGACTCTGAGGGCAAGGTTCAGACTCAGCACTACGTGGCTGACGCCCTCGGATTTCGTGTGTCCGGCACCAACCTTCCAGTAGCACCCGACGCCCCTGCGGCTGCTCCTCTGGCCGCCCTTCCCGGTCCCCTTCCCGAACCCGTCCAGGACACTCCTGAGGTAGCCGCCGCCAAGGTCGCCCATCAGCAGGCCTATGACGAAGCTgcagccgccgccgctgccgcccccGATACCCGCAAGAAGCGCTCCGTCCTTGCGGCTCCCGGCTTCGGTGTCTACTCTCCTCTCCGTTTCTCATACggcttctccactcccctccactacGCCCACCCAGCAGCCTATGCTTCTCCTCTTCACTACACTGCCGCCCATCCTGCCCTCACCAACTACAACGCTGCCCACGTCCCCACCAcattcgccgccgccgccggacCCGCTCTCCATGACGCCGAGCTCCTCCGTGTGGTCCACAACCCCGGCCACGCCACCTCCTACCGCGTGCTCAACTGAGTCATGTGAGGTGTAAAAAGTGCATATTATGAAGTTTAGTCACACCTCAATATCTGTACAAAGAGCGAAACATGTTTCATTTCTTAAGTAAAATGATATCGATGTCAGCATAGTGTCCTGAACCTAAACCGCAGTGTACTAGTATACACACCagagcaacagtaataaaaaacacTCAGATTTACATGTTCTAGATATCTATggtcatacacgcatatatacggacacacaaatgcatatcggACGCCTGCAAATACAATTAAACATACACGGACAGACTgaaacacgcatacagacacatattgtatatatgtgtgtcttagtccatatatatatataagcagaacagaaagaaaatttaaatagtcgcagaaaaaaggaaaactttcATGAAGTCATATATTTCAAAAGTACAGTGATCACTATAATCactacttcctctttctatccttacctttcttattttctctctctttccggccAGTTTTTACCGCCGCCATTGCCATCATAACCTctactggggggggagggggggggggatttcaacaCCTTGtaaaacaaaattatgatgattataatggaaaggataatgattgtattgataataatggtaagaataataataataataatgaaaataatgtaataataattataataataacaataataataataattaaagtaaattaataatgataacaattatttggataatagtaacaataatcaaaatgataacaataataacagcagcaacaacaataacaatgataatactaatagtaatgataatattgacaacagtCATAACAGTGGTGAttgcaccaataacaataatggcaaccatgatgattatgatgataataacaataatgataattataagaattatagtaatcataataatgatataaataataatataaataataataaaaatattgttaatgataataacaatattatcaataatgataatgataataatgattatgaaaacagtaatgaaataataacgaacgcaataataataacaatgatataataatgatgatattgatgataatggaaagtactgataatattgatgataatgatacttctactactaagaaaggtaaaaaatagttatagtgatgagaataatactactgttactactaactaatgatgataatgacgatactcctgatagttatactaatactggcattattactactaatgatacacattgggaatagtaataataccactacttgcagcaacaatgataattatcataatgatcatgatgataataagaataacattaataaaataacgatgataaatataacaatggtagtaatagaaataataaggcaacaacaaaatcaagaacaagaTGAGAGCAATGGTATCAACGTTATGtacaatgatgattgtgataatgatctaTCATCATTAAATTATAACGATGCTTGTATATCCAATCAAAAGCCTGTTGCAGGCTATCATGGAAGTACAAGCTGAAATGCAAAGCACAATTATTCATTTAAAAATCTAATCGAAGTGGTGAATTTCAGACTGTGATTTCCATGGCAGCCCTCGTGGTTAGCGGCAGCGCCTCTTTGCTTGCATCACAGTCCTTCTTGGCGCCTATCCTTACGCAAGTTATTCTGGTCTGCACACTTGCATACGCAGGTGTCCTTCCTGCAGCTGCTGTCACCCTCAAAACACCTGTAATCAAGACTGTGGCTCCGCTCCTGTCTCTTACAAC
The nucleotide sequence above comes from Penaeus chinensis breed Huanghai No. 1 chromosome 3, ASM1920278v2, whole genome shotgun sequence. Encoded proteins:
- the LOC125040929 gene encoding uncharacterized protein LOC125040929, with product MNALTVISVAALVASGSASLLAYNGAYGSHHGLLGAYPYAGYSGVLPYAYAGALPSAAPLTFKTPVIKTVAPAPVSYNVGPAPVSYNVAPSPVSYNVAPFAPAAPVQSQYHAQDELGQYSFGYAGGPSSRAESRDAFGVVRGSYNYVDSEGKVQTQHYVADALGFRVSGTNLPVAPDAPAAAPLAALPGPLPEPVQDTPEVAAAKVAHQQAYDEAAAAAAAAPDTRKKRSVLAAPGFGVYSPLRFSYGFSTPLHYAHPAAYASPLHYTAAHPALTNYNAAHVPTTFAAAAGPALHDAELLRVVHNPGHATSYRVLN